GCTTGTTCGGGAAGTAGTCCTCGAGCGTGCGACCGTTGATCGTGATGGTGCCCGAGCCGGGAACCAGACGCACGCGGGCGATGGCCTGCTTGCGACGGCCGACAGCGGCGCCGGGAACGGAGAGCACGGGGCGAGGAGCCGACTCCTGAACCTCGGCCTCAGGGCTCGAGGTCGAGAAGTTCTGCGGGAATTCGGTGGTGTCCTGGATTTCAGCCACGAGTATGTCCTTAAGTCTTTATGGCGCTTACTGGGCGACCTGGTCGAGGGTGTACGGCGTGGGCTGCTGAGCGGCGTGCGGGTGCTCGGCACCTGCGTAGACCTTGAGCTTCGACAGCTGCTGACGACCCAGGGTGTTCTTCGGGAGCATGCCGCGGACGGCCTTCTCCACGGCGCGAACCGGGTGCTTCTCGAGGAGCTCGGCGTAGCTCGTGGCGGTCAGGCCGCCCGGGTAACCCGAGTGGCGGTACGCCATCTTCTTCTGGAGCTTCTGACCCGTGAGGGCGACCTTGTCGGCGTTGACGATGATGACGAAGTCGCCGGTGTCGACGTGAGGAGCGAAGGTGGCCTTGTGCTTGCCGCGCAGGATTGCTGCGGCGTGCGAGGCGAGGCGACCGAGAACGACGTCGGTGGCGTCGATGACGATCCAGTCACGCTGGACCTGCCCGGCCTTCGGGGTGTAAGTGCGCGTCACGATAGTGCTGCTTTCTTGATTCGAACGGAGAGGTTCGTGAATCCCACTCCGGGGTGGGTTCCCTCTCGAGGATCCGAGATGGAACACGCGCCAGTGGAGGGCTCACGTTCGCGGGTGCGACCGCAGTTGATCACACACCAAGGGTCAAGCTTACAGCATCCGGGGGCTGAGGCCGAACTACTCGGCCTCAGCGGTGACCAGGATCGGGCGGTGGTCGCTCGTGGCCTGCGGCAGGGTCGTGATCTTCGAGATGTCGAAGCCGACCGAGGTCGCGAAGTCGTAATGCCCCTTGAACACCCGGTAGCGGGTGTACGTGCGGTCGTCGCTGAGGGTGAGCGTGTACCCGTGGTCGCGCACGGTCTGGCCGAGGCTCTCTTTGAACACGGGGTAGTTGTAGTCGCCGACCATGAGCACGGGCATCCCGGGGCCGAGGTCCTGCAGAGCGTCGAGACCCGCTCTGATCTGATTGCGGCGCAGCGAGTTGAGCGCGGTGAGGGGCGCGGCGTGGAACGACGCGACGATCAGCCCCCGCCCGGTGTCGATGTCGCGCAGCTGCGCACCGAGAACACGCTCGTGCGCGGGCTTCAGCACCCGATCGTGCAGCGACTTCTTCAGCCCGATCGTGCGCACCTGCTCGACCTGGAACGTGTTGCGGCGCAGGTACATCGCGAGCCCCAGCCGATTGCCGCTGGTTGTGTGCACAAGGGAGAGTCCGCCGATGGCATCCGGAAGGGCCGTGGTGTCGCACTCCTGCAGACAGAGGATGTCGGGATCGTGCTCGGCGACGAGCGCGGCCAGCTCCGTTGCGGCGCGATGCTTGCGAAGGTTGTACGAGATCACTCTCATGCCCGCCACGTTACCGCCGCCATCCGAGCGCGCGACCGGGGTTGCGCGAGAGACTCGCGCGAGACTATTCCTCGTCCCGGTCACGTCGGGCGCGCGTCTGCTCGGCACGGGATGCCAGCAGCTCGTCGGCCGGATACCCGACCTCGACGAGCGTGAGCCCCCTGGCCGGCAGCACCTTGAAGGCGCTGGTGCGGGTGAGCTCGTCGCGCAGCCGAGCGACGTCCGCGACCTCGAGCTTCCCCTCCCCCACGGCAGCGCACGCGCCGACCAGAGCGCGCACCATGCTGTGGCAGAACGCGTCGGCCGTCACCTCGGCGATCAGCACGCCGTCGCGATCACGGGTCCACCGGTAATCGAGCAGGGTGCGGATCGTGGTGGCCTCCTCACGCGGCTTGCAGTAGGCGGCGAAGTCATGCAGGCCGATGAGGGTGCGGGCTGCGGCATCCATCCGCTCGACATCGAGTGCGGCGCGGATCGTCGTCGTGTCGTTGCGGCGCATCGGGTCGTAGCCGACCGTCGCGTCGGCGAGCCGGTAGGCGTACCGGCGCCACACGGCCGAGAAGCGCGCGTCGAATCCCTCGGGGGCAAGGCTCGTGCGGGTGACGGTCACGTCGGGGTAGTTGCCGAGCACGCCCCGGATGCGACGGGCGAGCGACCCCGCAGGATCAGTCGCCGCATGGCCGTGGCGCGTTTGCAGCCGAGCCCACTGGGCGTCACCGAGGTCGACGTGCGCGACCTGATCCGAGGCGTGCACCCCGGCATCGGTTCGACCGGCGACGACCAGCTGCGCCTCGGAGCCGAGGATGCGCGCGAGCGCCGCCTCGATCGTGCCCTGCACCGTGCGCAGGCCCGGCTGCTTGGCCCAGCCGCGGAAATGGGTGCCGTCGTAGGCGATGTCGAGGCGGATGCGCACGTATTCAGCCTAGACGCGAGCGCCGGCCGCGGATGTCGGCGGTTGATGCCCAGGATGCCTGACCGACTCGTTCCATCGAGTCGCATATAGTTTCGATACTTGTGAAGAACTTCTACAGTTTTCTTCGTAGTTTTGCTTGACTTGTGGTTGGCCGGCGTTTAGGCTTTTCACATGTCAGCACCCGCTCTGGATCCGTTGCGAGAAGCCGTCACGGCTCTCGCCGGGGTGTGGGCGGATGCCTCGACCGCGGCCGACCTCGACCGGTCGGACCTCGTGTCGCTGACCCGCGCCATCGGTTCCGCGCGGCGGGCGCTGGATGCCCTGCAGGCCGACGTCGCCGCGGCCATCGCGCACGAATCCCGACCGGAACTCGGTGCCGAGTCGCTGGCGAAGCAGCAAGGATTCCGCAACACCGCCCAGCTCATCGCGACCACCACCGGCACCAGCGCGGGAGACGCGGCGCGGCTGGTGAAAGTCGGCGAGGCGATCGCGCCCCGGCAGAACCTGCTCGGCGAGCCCGCGCCGGCGAAGTACCCGGCCGTGCAGGGTGCCGTCACCTCGGGCCGGTTGGGTGGCGCCGGGGCGGCGGTGATCGTGGAGTTCCTCGACCGGGCGCGGGTCGGGGCCGACAAAGATCTTGTGGCGGATGTCGAGCAGCAGCTCGTCGAGCGGGCCGTGGGACTGTCGCTGGATGACGTGCGCCGCCTCGTCAAGCGCGCCGAAACGGTGCTCGAAGCCGACAAGCTCGAAGCGCGAGAAGAAGAGCGACGCGCGGCGCGGTCGCTGAGCATGTTCGAACGCGACGGCATGCTGCACCTCAATCTCGTCACCCCGGTCGAAGAAGGCGCACCGATCAAAGCGGCGATCGACGGGTACGTGTCGGCACAGTTCCAGGCCCGCAAAGATCTGGCCGGCGCGGGCATCGCGGATGCCGATGGCGCGGATGCCGGTGGGGCGGATGCCGATCAGCGCACCGTCACCATGATGCGCGCCGACGCCCTCACCCTGTTCTGCGCCCACGTGCTCGACTGCGACAGCCGGATGCCCGTCGCCGGCGCCACCGTCATCGTCCGCATCAACGCATCGGATCTCGAAGCGGGAACCGGCTCCGGAACCATCGACGGGATCGACCAGCCCATCTCCGTCACCGCGATCCGGCGGATGGCCGCCAGCGGCAGCGTCATCCCCTGCGTGCTCGACAGCGCCGGCGAGATCCTCGACTGGGGCCGAGAGAAACGACTCTTCACCCGGACTCAGAAACTCGCCCTCGTCGACAGAGACGGCGGATGCGCGATGTGCGGACTCCCGCCCAACATGACCGAAGTGCACCACATCAGATGGTGGAACCGAGACACCGGACCCACCGACCTCAGCAACGGCATCCTGCTGTGCTCCACCTGCCACCACCGCATCCACGACAACGGGTGGGACATCCGGATCGAGAACACCGATACCCGATCCGGCACCAGGGGACGAGTGTGGTTCATTCCACCACCCCACATCGACCCCATCCGGACACCACGCCCCGGCGGCAGAGCCCGCTACGACATCGCCGCCTGAGCACATCAGCTCTGCCCCTGCCGTGCGACCCAGACCTGCCGTGCGACTCGGACCTGCCGTGCGACCCGGACCTGCCGTGCGACCCGGACCTGCCGTGCGAGCCGGACCTGCCGTGCGGCCCGGATCTGCCGTGCGGCCCGGACCTGCCGTGCGACTCGACCGCGCAGTGCCGCCTCACCCGGATTGCCCCGCCATCGCTCGCTCAGACCACTCGCTCAGACCGCGACCTTCGGCTTCGCCCACGATCGCCCACGGGTGTCCTTGAGAATCGTGTACTCCACGTCGACGTGCGGCTCGATGGCGCTGTACTTGTCGTTCGGCGCGCCGATCACGAGCTGGAACCCCAGCCCCCGCCACGCGCCGATCGCGCGCTTCGTGAAGTGGGCGTCGGCCTTGATGAGGGCCTCGTCCATGAACACCGGCGCGTAGCGCGGGCGCGAGGCGCCGGCATCCCCCAGCTGGTACCGCAGAGCCGCGCCGACGATGAACGCGACCAGCTCCTGCGACTCGCCACCAGACTTCTCGCCGATGTGGTCGTACAGCGCGACGTGCTCCCCCGTCTCGGCGAGCACCCGCTCGGCAGACACCCGCACGTGGTTGCGCACGTCGATCAGCTCGGCGAAGTCGGGAGCGGTGCGGCGCATGCGCCCGATCAGCCGGCTCATCCGCTTGTACGCGTGCTCGCGCTCGTCGTCGGTCGACGCCGCCTCGATCAGCCCGCGCACCTCGCGCAGCTCGCGGCGGAAGCGCTTGCGCGCCTCGGACTGGTTCTCGCGCGGCGAGATCTGCAGGCGATGCCGGTCGTCGTAGAACGGCAGCTCACGCATGATGCTGTTGATCGGCTCGATCCGCTCCCTGATCTCGCGCACCGATCGGCTGAGGGTCGAATCGAGGCTGGTCAGGTCGTTGCCCGACAGGCCCAGCAGGCTGTCGCGCCATTCGCTCTCGAGCTCGTGCAGCCCGTTCGTGCGCAGCGCCTCGAGGATCCCGAGGAACTCGGGCACCGAGGCATCCGGATCCGGCAGCAGGTTGAGGTTCGGCCACCGCTCGAGGAACGACGACATGAGCTGCCGCATCCGCTCGCGCTGCTCGTCGTGCGCCTCCTCGGCCGCGCGGCGGTCGGATGCCAGACGCGCCGCCGCCGACTTCAGCGCCAGGTTCAGCCGGGCCAGCCGGTCGCTCGCCGACAACCCCTCGCCGTCGTCAGACGCCGAGAGCATGAAGCGCTCATCGAGGAACGCCGCCTGCGCGTCACCGACCGACATCTCCGCCGCCTCGTCGACCACGCGCTGGCACTCGTCGACGTCGTCGGTCACCGCGCCCCAGCGCTCCTGCGTGTCCGCGCGCTGCGCGCCGAGCGCCCCGATCTCGTCGCGCAGCACGGCCGCGCGCACCTTGAGGCTCTCGACCCGCTCGCGCAGGTCAGCGATCTCGGGATTCGCGGTCGTCACCTCGGCCTCGACGGCCTGCCACCGCTCGACCTCCGCGGCGAGCGAGGCGACGTCGACCTGCTCCCAGGTCAGGTCGTGGATCATCGCGAACGCCGTCGAGCGCTGCTCGATGGCATCCATCGCCGCCTCGGCGTCGGTCACCGCGGCGGTCGCTACCGCGACCTCCGCCTCGAGAGCCGCGGCCTGCTCGTCGAGCGCACGCAGACGCCGCTCGTTCGAGAAGCCGAGCACGTTCTCGCGGCCATGCCCGCCGTGCGCCCCGCGGTTGCCCTGAGACATCTGCCCCGCGATCGTGAGCGCCATCGCGTGCGCGCTCAGCTGCGCCGACGAGTCGACGCACACGAACCCGAAGCGCTCGTCGAGGCGCTGCTGCAGCCAGCCCGTGAACGGCGTCGGGCGGTGGTCGAGCCGGCCGGGGAGCGTACGGGCGTCGGCGAGATCGGCCGACGCCAGCCCGGTCTGCACTCCCTCGTAGCGCAGCCGGATCGGCAGGCGCACCTCGTCGATCGCGGCGCGGAACCGGTCGATGTGCGCGTCGTCGAGCAGCAGCGTCGTGGCGAACCCGCCGAGAGCGAGGTTGAATGCCTCGCGCCACGGCTCGAACTCGGTGCGCACCTCGATCAGCTCACCCACGAAGGGCAGGTCGTCGGTGTCGAGACCGGCGGCCTCGGCCAGCAGCATGCGCGCCCGGTCGAGGGCGGGAGGGATGCTGCCGCGCAGCCGATCCGCCTCCGCGCGCTCTTCGGCGAGCGCTCGCCGGCGTTTCGCGAGCGCCTGCCTGGCGGATTCGGCCTCGGCGAACGTCGCCCGGGCCTGCCGTCGAGCGGATGCCTCGGACTGTGCGGCACGGGCGGCCGCCTGCACCTCGGCGAATTCCTCGGCCGTGCTGGCCGACAGCCCGAGTTCGGCCAGCACGGTGTCGAACCGGTCGCGCTCGCGCCGCACCTCGGCGAGGCGCCGTTCGACCGCGCGCAGCTCGCGCTGTGCGGTCTCGAGCCGGTCGCCACCCGACTGGCGCAGCAGGTCGAGCAGACCGTCGCGCTCCGCTTCGGCGGCGTCGACCAGGGCCTTCTTCTCGCGCAGGGTCAGGTCGAGGGCGTGCGTGCGCTCGCGCAGCTCGTCTTCGACCTCGCGCAGCAGATCGAGGCGGCGTTCGGCCCGCCACAGGGTGGCGCGCGAGTCGGGGGATGCGAAGTCGCCCACCTCGTCGATCAATCGCACCTGCTCAGCCGCTGCCGTGATCCGCTCCCGGATGCCCGCGATCGGCTCCAGCGCGTTCACCTGCTGACGCGCGGTGATCATGCTCGCCCGGGTGCTCTCGAGCTCGTCGAAGTGCGCGACCACGGCATCCGCCGTCGCCATCGTCTCGGGCTCTTCGAGGACCAGCCGCTTGTACAGGTCGTCGACCGTCGTGATCTGCTGACCGGCCTGGATGCGCGCGAGCAGACTCATCGCCTTCGCACCCGACCCCGCCGCACCGATGCCCAGCACGGCATGCAGGCGGGCCGAGAACTCGCGGTCGGTGCCGAGGGTCTCGAGGCCGAGCGCGCGCAGCGCCGAGTCGGCGAGGCGCTGAGAAGCTGCCTCTTCGAGGCGTGCGAGGTCGAAGAAGCCGTCGGTCGTCGCCCGCACCCGCACGGTGTCTTCGAGGATGCGCGCGCCGGCCGGGATGTACCAGGCGCGCAGCGCCGTGAAGCGCGAGCCGTCGTGGTCGAGCCACGTCATCGCGATGGCCGTCCAGGTGTCTTCGCCGTCGCCGCGCAGCACGCGCAGCTTGGTGCCCTCGTCGGTGCGCGACTCGTCGATCTTGCCGCGGCCGTACGAGAGGATGTTGCGCTGCTCATCGCCCCTTGGGCGACCGGTGATCCCGCCGTTGGAGGCGCCGTTGAACGGCGTCGTGTGCGGCATCATCAGGGCGATGTAGGCATCCATCAGCGTCGACTTGCCCGACCCCGACCCGCCGCAGAGCATGGTCGCGGTCGGCGAGAAGCGCACTCGGTGCGGGCCGCCGTCGTAGCCGCCCCAGTTGACCAGCTGCAGGTCTTCGGCGACCCACTGCTGACCACGGGAGTCGGCGGGGATCAGCCCGAAGAGCGTCTCGAGCATCGTCACAGCGCTGCCTCCTTCTGGGCTCTCTCGGCACGGGATGCCTGCTGCGCCGCCTGCTCGCGCAGCCACGCGCGCAGCTCGGCGAGCTTCTCGGCGCTGAGCACCACCTCGACCAGCGGGCTGATCCGATAGCGGCCGAGAGTCTCCTCGTCGATCACGCCCTCGCGGTCGAGCCGGTCGAGCGCGGCGCGGATCGCCTTCTGCTGGCGGGCGGTGCTGCCGTCGGCATCCGTCAGATAGCTGAGCACCGTCTGCTCGATGTCTTCGACGTCGATACGAGGGGCCGGCTCGCCCGCGGCCGACTCGCGCTGGAAGACCGTGCGCAGGTGCACGAGCACGAGCGTCTCGGTGCGGTTGTATGGGGCATCCTTCAGCAGGATCGGCACTTCGAACTCGTCGGAGCGCACCTGCTGCTTGTAGGCCACACCGCGCCCGAGGTCGACGACCAGACGCAGGTACAGGTCGTGCATGCGCGACTCGATGAGCTGCTGGTGCTCGAGCAGCAGCGCCCACTCGGAACGACTGTCGGCGCTGAGGAACCGGCGCTGCAGCACGTGCACGAGCACGCGTCGCACCTCCGGATCGAGGGTGCCGCGATCGCCGGGGAAGAGCTCGTCGGGGTCATCCTCCATCGCGACGGGGGCGATGAACGGCGCGTCGGGCTGCGCGTCCGTGCGGTCGTCGGCCTGTTCGGGGATGCCGAACGCCGGTTCCGCGGCATCCGCACCGGCGCTTTTCATCCCCGACCCGGATGCCGGGCTCGCGGCCGACGACTCAGGGATGCCGAACGCCGGTTCCGCGGCATCCGCACCGGCATTTCCCATCCCCGACCCGGCTGCCCGGCCCGCGGCCGGCGACTCCGGGATGCCGAACGCCGGTTCCGCGGCATCGACACCGGCATTTCCCATCCCCGACCCGGCTGCCCGGCCCGCGGCCGACGACTCCGGGATGCCGAACGCCGGTTCCGCGGCATCCGCACCGGCATTTCCCATCCCCGACCCGGATGCCGGGGCAGCGGCCGGGCCCGAGGCAGCAGTCTCGTCAGTCATCGTGATCCTCCTCGGCTGCGCGGGCGGTCACCGAGACGAACGCGAAGCGCCTCGTGGTGCCGTCGGGGCGCATCGTCTCGACGGTCGACAGGCCTTCGGTCTCGGTCATGCCATTGCGGTGCGCGATCTCGAGCAGACCGACCAGGTCCACCGGGCGCCGCGTGTCTTCGGGTGCGTGGGCGAAGGCATCCGCCAGGTCGAACTCCGCGCCGAGGCCCGCCACGTACGTCTCGAGCTCGGCGTAGCGGGGGCCGCCCCACGAGCGCGAATCGGCTTCGAGGTACTCGACGTCGTCGGCATCCGTCAGCGGGGCGGGAGCCCCGGGCGGGCGAACATCGCCGACGGTCTGACGGAGCCGGCCGAGGTCGATGAGCGGCAGGCTGCGCACCGGATCGACCACCGCGTTCGACGGCGCCGACTGCGCCCACTGATGCAGGCCCGAGATGACGTCGCGCAGCAGGTCGTCGATCTGCCGGTCGCGCAGCGGGTCGTGGGTCTTCACCTGCCCGGTGATGACGTGCGAAGCACGGCGCTGCGCAGCGAGCACCTCCTCGACGCCCAGCTCGACCCGGCGGCCAATCGCGTCGAACTCCGCGCGCTGGGTCTGATCGAGGTGACGGGCGAACGGATGCGCGAGCAGGTCGTGCAGCTGCTCGGCGAGAGCGTCGATGCGCTCGGGGTCTCCGATCAGCCGCAGCGCTCCGGCGAACGCGCGGCCTTCGGGAGTCGCCTGCATGACGTCTTTCGCGCGCTGCAGGTACTCGCGCAGCACCTCGCCGGTCGGGCGCTCGTCACGGCGCAGGTGCGCGACGACGTCGCGCTGCATCGCCTTGAGCGATTCGGCGACGCGGGTGAAGTCGGCGGGCAGCTCGCGCGCCAGGTGCAGGATGTTCTCGGCCTCTTCAAACAGCTCCTCGTCGTCGACGGGAACAGTGCCGTTCGCCTGCACCCGCAGGATCTCGGCGTCGAGGGCATCTCTCTCGGCGGTCAGACGGGCGATGCGCTTGACGGGGTCGGCCTCGGCCTCGTCGGCCAGCCGTTCCACCGCGTCGAGCAGGGTGCGCACACGCGAGTTCGACACCCGGGTGCGGCCGCCGCCGGTGCGGCCGGTGATCTCGAGCGCCTCGACCGCGTGCGCAGAGAGCCGGTAGACCTCGACGTCGTCGTCGATCTGCTGCACGAGCCAGCCCTGCTTCGCCCAGGTGCGGCACACCTCCCGGCCACTGCCAGCGGGGATGCGCCGGTCGTCATCGTCGTGTCCTGCAGAGCGCAGCTGGTCGAGCGCCTCGGCGACCTCGGCGTGCGCGTCGGCCACGGGCACGGACGGGCGCTCGGCCGAGAACAGCATCGACAGCGCCGCGATGACGAAGGGCGCCTGGCGACCGTGAAGCAGCCCCAGCGTCGGCGTTCGGAACGCCGCGAGGGAGCGAGAGTATGCCGCCTCGGCACGCGCGCCAGTCACACGCTCCAGTTTATCGGTCGGGTGCCTGCGCTTCATGCCCGGCGGCGCGCCCGGCCGGCCTTCGTGCCCGGTCGGCGAGTCGCCGCAGCTGCGGCGACGATGGCGGCACGGCCGCGGCACGGCTGGGGCTGTATGGCGGCGACACGGCGCCTCCGCGAGACTTGCGTTGCAGCATGAGACCGACCGTCAAGCGTCATGTCTCGTGCTGGAACGGAAGTCTCGGGAACCGTGGGCAAATCCCGAACCGGCCGCAGCAACGCATCCCGGATACGACAAAACCCCCGGCTTCACCGGGGGTTTCATTCTGTAGCAGGAGCGGGGCTTGAACCCGCGACCTCACGATTATGAGTCGTGCGCTCTCACCAACTGAGCTACCCTGCCGCAGGGCATCCGATCGAAATGCGAATGCTGCGAGCCCCGAGTCAGGATTGAACTGACGACCCCTTCCTTACCATGGAAGTGCTCTGCCACTGAGCTATCGGGGCGTGCTGCCCGTTTCCGGGCAACCAGATGAGATTATCACCTCACCGTGTCTCGCGCGAAATCGAGGATCAGTACTCGTAACGCCCGGCGTTCCGCTGCATCCACGGCAGCGGATCGACGGTCGAGCCGTTGATGATGATCTCGAAGTGCAGGTGCGCGCCGTACGAACGGCCGGTGTTGCCGACGTGTCCGATGACGTCGCCCACCTTGACCTTGTCGCCGGCCTTGACCTGCATCGAGCCATGCTGCATGTGCGCGTAGTGGCTCGTCACCACCTGGCCGTCGATGACGTGGTCGATGTAGATCGTCACGCCGTATGCGCCGCCCGACTCGGTCGCGATGCGCACCGTGCCGTCGGCGATCGCCTGGATCGGCGCACCCTCCCCGGGCACGAGGTCGATGCCGGCGTGCAGTCGGCCCCAACGCTGGCCGTAGGGCGAGCTCATCGCCACGCCGACCTTGAACGGCCACTGGATGGCCGCCTCGGGGTCGTTCGTGTACAGGCTCTCGGAGAACTTGATGCCCTCTTCGGCCGCGACCTGCGCGAGCGAGATGGTCGAGTACGAGTCAGAGCGTGCGAGCGATTCGCCCTGCACATCGGCGGGGGCGACGAACGCCTGGATCTCGCCCTCGTCGACCTTGTCTGATGACGCGGCGGCAGTCGCTCCCGCGACGAGGGATGCGGAGGCACCGCCCTGCGCGGCGGCGACGGCCGAGACGGGCAGGGTCATCGACACCGCGATGAGACCGGCGACGCCCATGATGCCGAGGCTTGCGCCGGCGGCGACGAACCGCGAGACGCGCGGGCGCCGCGGAGCTAGGTGCGAGGCGACGACGCCCGCCGACACCGGCTCGTCGGCGACGGGCACGTCGTCGACGGAGCCGTCGACCCGGGGCTGGTCGTCGACGGGGCGGAAGCCGAAGGCCATCGACGCCGCGGCGAAGGCATCCGCGTCGACCGGCGCTGCCTCCGGCTCGGCCGCGGCTGCGACCTGCTCGGCGATCTGCTCGATCTCGACGGCGGAGGGCTCGTCGCGCACCGCGGGTGCGGGCGCAGGCTGCGCGGCGGATGCCACTGATGCCACGATCTCGGCGATGACCGCGGCGGGCGCGATCACGGCCTCGGGCTCGGCGACGGTCGGCGCCTCGGGGCCCGCGCTGGCGGCCATCCGGCGGGCGCGGCGGCTGGTCGCGGCGGCCGAGACGGCGGCGGCGGTCACGGCCGCAGCGGCGGCGACAGCGGATGCCGAAGTCGGGACGACCTGGTCTGCGTTCGGAGTCGTCGAATCCGCGGGGACCACCGTGGCGGCGCGAAGTCGATTCGAACGACGCGTCGGGGCAGCGGCGTTCTCAGTGTGCTCAGGGGGCAAAACGGATCTCTCGGGTTTCGGGTCAAGCTGGGGAAGGGCTTGGTCACTCTCGCCGTTCGGGCAACGAAAGTAACGATCGGATAAACGCTATCGTGCTCAGGCTGAAAAAGCCATGAGTCCGACATATCGCTCACTCATGTGGGACGGCGATCGCCTCGCACAGCCGACGATGCACATCGGGTCCGCCGGCGACCAGCATGGGCCGTGCGGCGGAAGGATCGAGGCGCGTCACCACACCCCCTGCCTCCTCGACCAGGAGCGCTCCGGCAGCGAAGTCCCAGGG
The window above is part of the Microbacterium sp. nov. GSS16 genome. Proteins encoded here:
- a CDS encoding M23 family metallopeptidase, with protein sequence MVPADSTTPNADQVVPTSASAVAAAAAVTAAAVSAAATSRRARRMAASAGPEAPTVAEPEAVIAPAAVIAEIVASVASAAQPAPAPAVRDEPSAVEIEQIAEQVAAAAEPEAAPVDADAFAAASMAFGFRPVDDQPRVDGSVDDVPVADEPVSAGVVASHLAPRRPRVSRFVAAGASLGIMGVAGLIAVSMTLPVSAVAAAQGGASASLVAGATAAASSDKVDEGEIQAFVAPADVQGESLARSDSYSTISLAQVAAEEGIKFSESLYTNDPEAAIQWPFKVGVAMSSPYGQRWGRLHAGIDLVPGEGAPIQAIADGTVRIATESGGAYGVTIYIDHVIDGQVVTSHYAHMQHGSMQVKAGDKVKVGDVIGHVGNTGRSYGAHLHFEIIINGSTVDPLPWMQRNAGRYEY